One part of the Salmo salar chromosome ssa10, Ssal_v3.1, whole genome shotgun sequence genome encodes these proteins:
- the LOC106561760 gene encoding uncharacterized protein — MLYSLTEGTVKGTIMLSPLKVKTCILNILNILSVSILNLRNILNILSVSILNLRNILNILSVSILNLRNILNILSVSILNLKNILNLRNILNILSVSILNLKNILSVSILNLRNILNILSVSILNLRNILNILSVSILNLRNILNILSVSILNLRNILNILSVRILNLRNILNILSVSILNLRNILNILSVSILNLKNILNILSVSILNLKNILNILSVSILNLKNILNILSVSILNLRNILNILSVSILNLRNILNILSVSILNLRNILNILSVSILNLRNILNILSVSILNLRNILNILSVSILNLRNILNILSVSILNLRNILNILSVSILNLRNILNILSVSILNLRNILNILSVSILNLRNILSVSILNLRNILNILSVSILNLRNILNILSVSILNLKNILSVSILIITMTYCRRCK, encoded by the exons ATGCTTTATTCCTTAACAGAAGGAACTGTGAAAGGCACAATTATGCTCTCTCCATTAAAGGTAAAAACATGCATCTTGAACATTCTGAACATTCTTTCAGTCAGCATTCTAAACCTCAGGAACATTCTGAACATTCTTTCAGTCAGCATTCTAAACCTCAGGAACATTCTGAACATTCTTTCAGTCAGCATTCTAAACCTCAGGAACATTCTGAACATTCTTTCAGTCAGCATTCTAAACCTCAAGAACATTCTAAACCTCAGGAACATTCTGAACATTCTTTCAGTCAGCATTCTAAACCTCAAGAACATTCTTTCAGTCAGCATTCTAAACCTCAGGAACATTCTGAAC ATTCTTTCAGTCAGCATTCTAAACCTCAGGAACATTCTGAACATTCTTTCAGTCAGCATTCTAAACCTCAGGAACATTCTGAACATTCTTTCAGTCAGCATTCTAAACCTCAGGAACATTCTGAACATTCTTTCAGTCAGGATTCTAAACCTCAGGAACATTCTGAACATTCTTTCAGTCAGCATTCTAAACCTCAGGAACATTCTGAACATTCTTTCAGTCAGCATTCTAAACCTCAAGAACATTCTGAACATTCTTTCAGTCAGCATTCTAAACCTCAAGAACATTCTGAACATTCTTTCAGTCAGCATTCTAAACCTCAAGAACATTCTGAACATTCTTTCAGTCAGCATTCTAAACCTCAGGAACATTCTGAACATTCTTTCAGTCAGCATTCTAAACCTCAGGAACATTCTGAACATTCTTTCAGTCAGCATTCTAAACCTCAGGAACATTCTGAACATTCTTTCAGTCAGCATTCTAAACCTCAGGAACATTCTGAACATTCTTTCAGTCAGCATTCTAAACCTCAGGAACATTCTGAACATTCTTTCAGTCAGCATTCTAAACCTCAGGAACATTCTGAACATTCTTTCAGTCAGCATTCTAAACCTCAGGAACATTCTGAACATTCTTTCAGTCAGCATTCTAAACCTCAGGAACATTCTGAACATTCTTTCAGTCAGCATTCTAAACCTCAGGAACATTCTGAACATTCTTTCAGTCAGCATTCTAAACCTCAGGAACATTCTTTCAGTCAGCATTCTAAACCTCAGGAACATTCTGAACATTCTTTCAGTCAGCATTCTAAACCTCAGGAACATTCTGAACATTCTTTCAGTCAGCATTCTAAACCTCAAGAACATTCTTTCAGTCAGCATTCTAATTATCAcgatgacttact GTCGtcgctgtaaatga